A single genomic interval of Juglans regia cultivar Chandler chromosome 1, Walnut 2.0, whole genome shotgun sequence harbors:
- the LOC108987247 gene encoding probable 3-hydroxyisobutyrate dehydrogenase-like 1, mitochondrial isoform X1, whose product MPLPVPPVLRFLSLFQHSLSHTPTLSFPYLTLLRRSMATDSISPSNTRVGWIGTGVMGRFMCSHLIQAGYSLTVFNRTLSKAQPLLEMGARLAQSPLDVASQSDVVFSIVGYPSDVRSVLLDPTSGALAGLRHGGVLVDMTTSEPSLAAEISAAASAKKCAAIDAPVSGGDRGAKNGTLAIFASGDESVVNRLNPLFSLLGKVNYMGAPGKGQFAKLANQITIASTMVGLVEGMVYAHKAGLDVGLFLDAISTGAAGSKSLDLYGSRILKRDFEPGFYVNHFVKDLGICLKECQNMGLALPGLALAQQLYLSLKAHGEGNLGTQALILALERLNNVSLQSAAAPPS is encoded by the coding sequence ATGCCATTGCCAGTGCCTCCAGTTCTTCGATTCCTCTCCCTCTTCCAACACTCCCTCTCCCACACTCCCACTCTCTCCTTTCCCTATCTCACTTTACTCCGCCGCTCCATGGCTACCGACTCCATTAGCCCATCCAACACCCGCGTCGGCTGGATCGGCACCGGCGTCATGGGTCGCTTCATGTGCTCCCACCTCATCCAAGCCGGCTACTCCCTCACCGTCTTCAACCGCACCCTCTCCAAAGCCCAACCGCTCCTTGAAATGGGTGCCCGTTTGGCTCAGTCTCCCCTCGACGTCGCCTCCCAATCCGACGTCGTTTTCTCCATCGTCGGCTACCCCTCCGACGTCCGCTCCGTCTTATTAGACCCCACCTCCGGCGCCCTTGCCGGCCTGCGCCACGGCGGTGTCCTCGTCGACATGACCACCTCCGAGCCCTCCCTCGCCGCCGAGATCTCCGCCGCAGCATCCGCCAAGAAATGCGCCGCGATAGACGCCCCGGTTTCCGGCGGCGACCGCGGCGCCAAGAACGGAACCCTTGCGATCTTCGCCAGTGGGGACGAGTCGGTGGTCAACCGTCTGAACCCACTGTTTTCCCTTCTAGGAAAAGTTAATTACATGGGTGCCCCCGGAAAAGGGCAATTCGCGAAGCTAGCGAACCAAATCACAATCGCTTCGACCATGGTGGGGTTGGTGGAGGGGATGGTGTACGCTCACAAGGCCGGTCTCGACGTGGGTCTGTTCCTGGACGCGATATCGACTGGTGCGGCAGGGTCCAAGTCCCTGGATTTGTACGGGAGTAGGATTTTGAAGAGGGACTTCGAGCCGGGGTTTTATGTGAACCACTTCGTGAAGGACTTGGGAATTTGTTTGAAGGAGTGTCAGAACATGGGCCTGGCTTTGCCGGGGTTGGCTTTGGCTCAGcagctctatctctctctcaaggCTCATGGGGAGGGCAACTTGGGAACCCAAGCTCTTATCTTGGCTCTGGAGCGGCTCAATAATGTTTCTCTTCAATCTGCGGCGGCTCCTCCGTCATAG
- the LOC108987247 gene encoding probable 3-hydroxyisobutyrate dehydrogenase-like 1, mitochondrial isoform X2 has protein sequence MPLPVPPVLRFLSLFQHSLSHTPTLSFPYLTLLRRSMATDSISPSNTRVGWIGTGVMGRFMCSHLIQAGYSLTVFNRTLSKAQPLLEMGARLAQSPLDVASQSDVVFSIVGYPSDVRSVLLDPTSGALAGLRHGGVLVDMTTSEPSLAAEISAAASAKNGTLAIFASGDESVVNRLNPLFSLLGKVNYMGAPGKGQFAKLANQITIASTMVGLVEGMVYAHKAGLDVGLFLDAISTGAAGSKSLDLYGSRILKRDFEPGFYVNHFVKDLGICLKECQNMGLALPGLALAQQLYLSLKAHGEGNLGTQALILALERLNNVSLQSAAAPPS, from the exons ATGCCATTGCCAGTGCCTCCAGTTCTTCGATTCCTCTCCCTCTTCCAACACTCCCTCTCCCACACTCCCACTCTCTCCTTTCCCTATCTCACTTTACTCCGCCGCTCCATGGCTACCGACTCCATTAGCCCATCCAACACCCGCGTCGGCTGGATCGGCACCGGCGTCATGGGTCGCTTCATGTGCTCCCACCTCATCCAAGCCGGCTACTCCCTCACCGTCTTCAACCGCACCCTCTCCAAAGCCCAACCGCTCCTTGAAATGGGTGCCCGTTTGGCTCAGTCTCCCCTCGACGTCGCCTCCCAATCCGACGTCGTTTTCTCCATCGTCGGCTACCCCTCCGACGTCCGCTCCGTCTTATTAGACCCCACCTCCGGCGCCCTTGCCGGCCTGCGCCACGGCGGTGTCCTCGTCGACATGACCACCTCCGAGCCCTCCCTCGCCGCCGAGATCTCCGCCGCAGCATCCGCCAAGAA CGGAACCCTTGCGATCTTCGCCAGTGGGGACGAGTCGGTGGTCAACCGTCTGAACCCACTGTTTTCCCTTCTAGGAAAAGTTAATTACATGGGTGCCCCCGGAAAAGGGCAATTCGCGAAGCTAGCGAACCAAATCACAATCGCTTCGACCATGGTGGGGTTGGTGGAGGGGATGGTGTACGCTCACAAGGCCGGTCTCGACGTGGGTCTGTTCCTGGACGCGATATCGACTGGTGCGGCAGGGTCCAAGTCCCTGGATTTGTACGGGAGTAGGATTTTGAAGAGGGACTTCGAGCCGGGGTTTTATGTGAACCACTTCGTGAAGGACTTGGGAATTTGTTTGAAGGAGTGTCAGAACATGGGCCTGGCTTTGCCGGGGTTGGCTTTGGCTCAGcagctctatctctctctcaaggCTCATGGGGAGGGCAACTTGGGAACCCAAGCTCTTATCTTGGCTCTGGAGCGGCTCAATAATGTTTCTCTTCAATCTGCGGCGGCTCCTCCGTCATAG